The following are from one region of the Salvelinus fontinalis isolate EN_2023a chromosome 5, ASM2944872v1, whole genome shotgun sequence genome:
- the LOC129855058 gene encoding 5-hydroxyisourate hydrolase-like isoform X1 — protein sequence MSSTLPNSPLTTFVLNTGDGVPGARMALSLHRLDSLLVIWNLVTVGTTDEDGRCPGLITTKAFTPGMYKMRFETGQYWESLGHNSFYPYVEIVFTITNPNERFHLPLLLSRFSYSTYRGS from the exons ATGTCTTCAACACTTCCAAACAGCCCCCTGACCACCTTTGTGTTGAACACAGGTGACGGAGTCCCAGGGGCAAGAATGGCCCTCAGTCTGCACCGCCTGGACTCACTCCTAGTCATCTGGAACCTAGTGACTGTGGG AACCACCGACGAAGATGGTCGCTGTCCTGGACTCATCACTACAAAAGCGTTCACGCCTGGGATGTATAAGATGCGTTTTGAGACTGGACAATATTGGGAGAGTTTGGGTCACAACTCCTTCTACCCATATGTTGAG ATTGTCTTCACTATAACAAACCCAAACGAGAGATTCCACTTGCCCCTGCTCCTGAGCCGCTTCTCCTATAGCACGTACAGGGGAAGTTAG
- the LOC129855058 gene encoding 5-hydroxyisourate hydrolase-like isoform X2, which yields MALSLHRLDSLLVIWNLVTVGTTDEDGRCPGLITTKAFTPGMYKMRFETGQYWESLGHNSFYPYVEIVFTITNPNERFHLPLLLSRFSYSTYRGS from the exons ATGGCCCTCAGTCTGCACCGCCTGGACTCACTCCTAGTCATCTGGAACCTAGTGACTGTGGG AACCACCGACGAAGATGGTCGCTGTCCTGGACTCATCACTACAAAAGCGTTCACGCCTGGGATGTATAAGATGCGTTTTGAGACTGGACAATATTGGGAGAGTTTGGGTCACAACTCCTTCTACCCATATGTTGAG ATTGTCTTCACTATAACAAACCCAAACGAGAGATTCCACTTGCCCCTGCTCCTGAGCCGCTTCTCCTATAGCACGTACAGGGGAAGTTAG